The proteins below come from a single Vibrio diazotrophicus genomic window:
- a CDS encoding DUF294 nucleotidyltransferase-like domain-containing protein: protein MGTSITPNIQSFLVKIDPFDRLPSSVVETIANSIKIKYLVEGEVIGFSALCEQRYLYIIRTGAIEQRTPLGELRARLGEEDQFGFTFLQPLAHSEDGYQAEAIEDSLLYLIPHKVLKDVCESHPEFEDYFAAKANIRLSSAINQVARKEDKGLFFRTVGEIASENISIVDVDDSIKDVAREMCGRQRSSCAVVMKNNEIAGLVTDRDMTRSVVAAGINTGMPISMVMTPNPVLVESSSKVIEAISLMLQYNIRCLPVVNDRKVVGLLTTTHLVHNHRTQSLFLIQKIKYTSSISALAALKEERETIFQALVESGVSAEIQGRVMSTIMDAFTRRIIQLSEDLLGPPPCDYAWIVAGSHARNEVHMLSDQDSALVLSDDVSDEQKAYFMHLAMKVCNGLAACGYPLCDGKYMAATPKWCQPISVWKDYYSKWVSSPEYSKLLSISVFLEVRSIYGNRDYVEQIQQHLHDCIQKSGRFIPALVRDAIETQPPLSIFNSLVLEKGGENTNTLNIKKYALNLIIDLARIFSLSAGGSLTGTEERFRYAAEHGTLSEDSCQNIIGAYRFLIQVRFRHQLNAILSNRVPNNNISPDEFSSFERKHLKDAFKIISELQDVAKLKFLVG from the coding sequence ATGGGTACTTCAATTACTCCGAACATTCAGAGCTTTTTGGTCAAGATAGATCCTTTTGACCGGTTACCATCCTCTGTTGTTGAGACAATCGCAAACTCCATCAAAATTAAGTACTTGGTTGAAGGCGAGGTAATTGGTTTCAGTGCTTTGTGTGAACAACGTTATCTCTACATTATTAGAACAGGTGCAATCGAACAAAGAACACCACTAGGCGAGCTACGAGCGCGTTTGGGTGAAGAAGACCAGTTTGGTTTCACATTCCTTCAGCCATTAGCGCACTCTGAAGACGGCTATCAAGCAGAAGCTATTGAGGATTCATTGCTCTATCTTATTCCGCACAAAGTTCTGAAAGATGTGTGTGAAAGCCACCCTGAATTTGAAGATTATTTTGCAGCCAAAGCGAATATTCGCCTGAGTTCCGCGATCAATCAGGTAGCTCGTAAAGAGGATAAGGGACTATTTTTCAGAACAGTTGGCGAAATTGCCAGTGAAAACATCTCTATCGTTGATGTCGATGATTCAATAAAAGATGTTGCCCGCGAGATGTGTGGTAGGCAACGTAGTTCATGTGCTGTTGTGATGAAAAACAACGAAATTGCTGGTTTGGTGACTGACCGGGATATGACTCGTTCGGTCGTCGCGGCCGGTATTAATACTGGCATGCCGATATCAATGGTGATGACCCCTAATCCTGTGCTGGTTGAAAGCAGCTCAAAAGTGATTGAAGCCATCTCATTGATGCTGCAATACAATATACGTTGTCTACCAGTCGTAAATGATAGGAAAGTAGTGGGATTACTTACGACAACGCACCTTGTCCATAACCACCGGACGCAATCACTATTTCTGATTCAGAAGATTAAATACACGAGCTCTATTAGCGCCCTAGCGGCTTTGAAAGAAGAACGTGAAACCATTTTTCAAGCTTTAGTTGAGAGTGGTGTGAGTGCTGAGATTCAAGGTCGTGTGATGTCGACGATTATGGATGCATTTACTCGTAGAATTATACAATTAAGTGAAGACCTGCTTGGCCCTCCACCATGTGATTATGCTTGGATTGTAGCGGGTTCACATGCTCGTAATGAAGTGCATATGCTTTCAGATCAAGACAGCGCTTTGGTTCTCTCTGACGATGTGAGCGATGAACAAAAAGCGTATTTTATGCATTTAGCGATGAAGGTTTGTAATGGTCTGGCTGCGTGTGGATATCCACTTTGCGATGGTAAATACATGGCAGCAACGCCTAAGTGGTGTCAACCAATCTCGGTTTGGAAAGACTACTACAGCAAGTGGGTTTCAAGTCCAGAATACAGCAAGCTACTGAGTATCAGTGTGTTTCTAGAAGTTCGTTCTATATATGGTAACCGAGATTATGTAGAACAAATTCAACAGCATTTGCACGACTGCATTCAAAAGAGCGGTAGGTTCATTCCAGCTTTAGTGCGTGATGCAATTGAAACTCAACCACCTTTGAGTATTTTTAATAGTTTAGTTTTGGAAAAAGGTGGTGAAAACACAAACACCCTGAATATTAAAAAATATGCGCTCAACCTGATTATCGATTTAGCTCGAATTTTCAGCTTATCTGCTGGTGGTTCATTGACAGGAACAGAAGAGCGTTTTCGCTATGCTGCTGAACATGGAACTTTGTCTGAAGACAGTTGCCAGAACATTATTGGTGCATATCGATTCTTAATACAGGTGCGTTTTCGTCATCAGCTAAATGCAATTTTGTCTAATCGTGTACCCAACAACAATATTTCACCTGATGAGTTCAGCAGTTTTGAAAGAAAGCATTTAAAAGATGCGTTCAAAATTATCAGTGAATTACAGGATGTGGCAAAACTGAAGTTCCTAGTGGGGTAG
- a CDS encoding pectate lyase, translated as MSDSRVSLLPIVKRFYQQSLDLGKAAHSPLMADGIDVKTLKPAKWIYPDGVEVPMSNFASQQNLMRGYLAFSMLTGNNLYLHEAQNITEYFLENYADKASGLLQWGGHRFVNLETGDIEGPASKECVHELKHHFPFYDLLFQMQPEVTESFLKGFWAAHVTDWEKLDLTRHGEYGREFPADLFKIHQPKEVVDPAKWPELPETVGLTFVNASTDLIYAACHYYRYTGDEDALKWAKHLYRQFVAARHPETRMPVYQFSSPKQREPIPEDDRLTYSWFGDRAKRQFGPEFGDMAREANVLFRDCWAVVVDNPLAMLSCVQNINDEEWLNWVIEGIVGYFSHAWDEESNEVLPMWTDGTDLTGYTFKRHGYYGEKGTTLARRPADPAYLLTLVRTARVSSNQQVKALTAKMFERFNLGSLDVETLVPVEVAEKSNLASTYLLFALLELHQHSEDKRLLVLADSVAQNLLKKHYHENSGLFVEDLTQQYARLDDPIAYALLALEAAYAGVYDDIPQMISTGGYLHGDRNINGEIKVVYDRDVIYGQPHNEMAMVAR; from the coding sequence ATGTCTGATTCTCGTGTTTCTCTGCTTCCTATTGTTAAGCGCTTCTACCAGCAATCGTTAGATTTAGGAAAAGCTGCACATAGCCCATTAATGGCTGATGGCATTGATGTGAAAACTTTAAAACCAGCCAAGTGGATCTATCCTGACGGGGTTGAAGTACCTATGAGTAACTTTGCTAGTCAGCAAAATCTCATGCGTGGGTATCTGGCGTTTAGTATGTTAACGGGTAACAATTTGTACCTACATGAAGCTCAGAATATTACGGAATATTTTCTAGAGAACTATGCCGATAAAGCGAGTGGTTTATTACAGTGGGGCGGCCATCGATTTGTAAACCTAGAAACTGGTGACATTGAAGGCCCAGCAAGTAAAGAGTGTGTGCACGAACTTAAGCACCATTTCCCGTTTTATGATTTGTTGTTCCAAATGCAGCCTGAAGTCACAGAAAGTTTTTTGAAAGGCTTCTGGGCTGCGCACGTTACAGATTGGGAGAAACTTGATCTGACCCGTCATGGCGAATATGGCAGAGAATTCCCAGCAGACCTATTTAAAATTCATCAACCGAAAGAAGTGGTTGATCCTGCGAAGTGGCCTGAACTGCCAGAAACGGTCGGTTTAACTTTCGTTAATGCTTCTACTGATTTGATTTATGCAGCTTGTCATTACTATCGTTACACAGGTGATGAAGATGCGCTTAAATGGGCGAAACACTTATATCGTCAGTTTGTGGCGGCGCGTCACCCAGAAACACGCATGCCTGTTTATCAGTTCTCTTCCCCTAAGCAGCGTGAACCGATTCCGGAAGATGACCGTCTGACTTATTCTTGGTTTGGCGACCGAGCTAAGCGTCAGTTTGGCCCTGAATTTGGCGATATGGCTCGCGAAGCAAACGTGCTGTTTCGAGACTGTTGGGCGGTGGTTGTCGACAACCCATTAGCTATGTTGTCTTGTGTACAAAATATTAATGACGAAGAGTGGCTTAATTGGGTAATTGAAGGGATTGTTGGTTACTTCTCTCATGCCTGGGATGAAGAAAGCAACGAAGTTCTTCCAATGTGGACGGACGGCACGGATTTAACAGGGTATACATTCAAACGTCACGGTTACTATGGTGAAAAAGGTACAACCTTAGCTCGTCGCCCAGCGGATCCCGCATACTTGCTGACTTTGGTTCGTACTGCTCGAGTAAGTTCTAATCAACAGGTTAAAGCGCTGACGGCGAAGATGTTTGAGCGTTTTAACTTAGGTTCGCTTGATGTTGAAACTTTGGTTCCAGTAGAGGTCGCTGAGAAGTCAAACCTAGCGTCAACTTACTTGTTATTTGCGCTCCTAGAACTGCATCAGCATAGTGAAGACAAACGTTTATTGGTTCTGGCTGATAGCGTTGCTCAAAACTTGCTTAAGAAACATTACCACGAAAATAGTGGCCTATTTGTAGAGGACCTTACTCAGCAATATGCACGCTTAGATGATCCTATTGCATACGCATTGTTAGCGTTAGAAGCAGCATATGCTGGTGTATATGACGATATACCACAAATGATATCTACTGGTGGATACTTACACGGTGACAGGAACATTAACGGTGAAATAAAAGTTGTCTATGATCGCGACGTGATCTACGGGCAACCACATAACGAAATGGCCATGGTTGCACGTTAA
- a CDS encoding cupin domain-containing protein: MFVYNKDVKLEDLGNGISRKILAYSENIMSVEVYFEKGAVGTLHNHPHEQLTYVLSGEFEFTIGDEKKIVKAGDALYKEPNVMHGCVCLEKGVLLDNFTPMRKDFIA, from the coding sequence ATGTTCGTATACAACAAAGACGTGAAACTCGAAGATTTAGGTAATGGCATTTCTCGCAAAATTCTCGCATACAGCGAAAACATCATGAGCGTAGAAGTTTACTTCGAAAAAGGTGCTGTTGGTACTCTTCACAACCACCCACACGAGCAGCTAACTTACGTTCTTTCTGGCGAATTCGAATTCACTATCGGTGATGAGAAGAAAATCGTAAAAGCTGGTGACGCACTGTACAAAGAGCCAAACGTTATGCATGGCTGTGTATGTTTAGAAAAAGGCGTTCTACTCGATAACTTCACGCCAATGCGTAAAGATTTCATCGCTTAA
- a CDS encoding exonuclease domain-containing protein: MIRRMFKGTECHSAAEQLRKTIEFNDKWPTAVKEYLSQPLMDLNTPLDKLEYLAVDFETSGLNAHKDKVLSIGMVEFNLEQIDLFSSEELLIDNGEYVNAESAEINGLTPQALADGVSIEQGIERLLERAKGKVILAHSCNIERSFIETFLDHNYQLNAFPAHFIDTIHVEKRFSYAGKTGSHKSYQLNDMRNHYKLPNYLEHSAASDALACAELFLVQIKKLKLEHIKGMNLKKIQF; encoded by the coding sequence ATGATTCGTCGTATGTTTAAAGGGACTGAGTGTCATTCGGCGGCAGAACAGTTAAGAAAAACAATAGAGTTTAATGATAAATGGCCGACAGCTGTCAAAGAGTATCTCTCACAGCCTTTGATGGATTTAAATACACCATTAGACAAGCTAGAGTATTTGGCGGTCGACTTCGAAACCTCAGGATTAAATGCTCACAAGGACAAGGTTCTATCGATTGGTATGGTTGAGTTCAACTTAGAGCAAATTGACCTTTTCAGCTCTGAGGAGTTGCTGATTGATAATGGTGAGTACGTCAACGCTGAATCTGCTGAAATTAATGGACTAACACCACAAGCTTTGGCTGATGGTGTTTCTATCGAGCAGGGTATTGAGCGATTATTAGAGCGAGCCAAAGGTAAAGTCATATTGGCCCACAGTTGCAATATTGAAAGAAGCTTTATTGAAACATTTTTGGATCATAACTATCAGCTCAATGCGTTCCCAGCGCATTTCATAGATACCATTCATGTCGAAAAGCGTTTCAGCTACGCTGGTAAAACGGGTTCTCATAAAAGTTATCAGCTTAATGACATGCGCAATCACTACAAACTCCCAAATTATTTAGAGCATTCTGCGGCGAGCGATGCTTTAGCCTGCGCTGAACTATTCTTAGTACAGATCAAGAAGCTCAAGTTGGAACATATAAAGGGAATGAACCTTAAGAAAATTCAGTTCTAG
- a CDS encoding sodium:solute symporter family protein, translating to MNIDILVVCVYFVFMVAIGVIFKRFAGRSTSDYFRGGGKMLWWMVGSTAFMTQFSAWTFTGAAGKAFTDGFPIMVVFMANAFGFLLSWLFFSYRFRQMRTITPIEGVRRRFGATNEQVFTWATMPTSIVYTGIWLNGLALFVSAVFKVDISTTIVITGAIVLFISLIGGSWGVVASDFVQMVVIMSVTVVCAVAAIVKVGGPSNLVEQFPVDSIMGSNMNYPLLFISWFIFMFVKQLQNINNMNDSYRFLTAKDSENARKAALLAFVLMLIGPAIWFMPPWATAILYPDAAMAHSAELGKKAADAVYLVFVERVMPAGMVGLLMSAVFAATMSSMDSGLNRNAGVFVRNFYSIFVDKKASDQILLKVSQVVTLVFGVLIILVALFINSLRGLSLFDAMMYVSTLLQMPILVPLFFGIFIRKTPDWAAWATLVVGMVVSYVVSFVITPDVIANWLGLENGFTGREASDMRVMAGIIGHLFITGGFFCLTTKFYKEPAKERAEEIKAFWNDVETPVIEEAGQDEMDRQQRHMLGKLILIFGAAVSAMVLIPNPFWGRMAFVFCGLVIVTVGGLLLKSARTTEEIAQSRQVNS from the coding sequence ATGAATATAGACATACTTGTAGTATGCGTATACTTCGTTTTTATGGTAGCAATAGGCGTTATATTTAAGCGATTTGCTGGGCGTTCAACGAGCGACTATTTTCGGGGCGGCGGTAAAATGTTGTGGTGGATGGTTGGCTCTACAGCGTTTATGACACAGTTCAGTGCGTGGACTTTTACAGGGGCCGCTGGTAAGGCATTTACTGATGGCTTCCCAATCATGGTTGTTTTTATGGCTAACGCGTTTGGCTTTTTACTGTCATGGTTGTTTTTCTCTTACCGTTTTCGCCAGATGCGTACGATTACTCCAATTGAGGGGGTTCGCCGCCGCTTTGGTGCCACCAATGAACAAGTATTTACTTGGGCAACAATGCCAACAAGTATTGTCTATACGGGTATCTGGTTAAACGGTCTGGCATTGTTTGTAAGTGCCGTTTTTAAAGTCGATATTAGTACAACAATTGTAATCACGGGTGCCATTGTTCTGTTTATTTCACTGATTGGCGGTTCGTGGGGAGTTGTAGCGTCAGACTTTGTACAAATGGTTGTTATTATGTCGGTAACGGTTGTTTGTGCTGTGGCGGCGATTGTGAAAGTTGGTGGGCCAAGTAATTTAGTTGAACAGTTCCCTGTAGACTCGATTATGGGGTCAAACATGAATTACCCATTGCTATTTATTAGCTGGTTTATCTTCATGTTTGTTAAGCAATTACAGAACATTAACAATATGAATGATTCTTACCGTTTCCTAACGGCTAAAGACTCAGAGAATGCGCGTAAAGCAGCGTTGTTAGCTTTTGTTCTTATGCTAATAGGACCTGCTATTTGGTTCATGCCTCCATGGGCTACAGCTATTCTATATCCTGACGCTGCAATGGCTCACTCTGCTGAATTAGGTAAAAAAGCAGCAGATGCAGTTTATTTAGTGTTTGTTGAAAGAGTAATGCCAGCAGGTATGGTCGGTCTGTTAATGTCTGCTGTTTTCGCTGCAACCATGTCTTCTATGGATTCTGGTTTGAACCGCAATGCTGGTGTGTTTGTACGCAACTTCTACTCAATCTTTGTCGATAAAAAAGCTTCTGATCAGATACTACTGAAAGTCAGCCAGGTGGTAACGTTAGTATTCGGTGTATTAATTATTCTGGTTGCACTGTTTATTAACTCGCTACGTGGTCTAAGTCTATTTGATGCCATGATGTATGTAAGTACGTTGCTTCAAATGCCAATTCTAGTACCGTTGTTCTTTGGTATTTTTATCCGCAAGACTCCGGACTGGGCTGCATGGGCAACACTCGTTGTGGGTATGGTCGTTTCTTATGTGGTTAGTTTTGTTATTACTCCTGATGTAATTGCAAATTGGCTTGGCTTAGAAAATGGTTTTACTGGACGTGAAGCTTCCGACATGCGAGTGATGGCAGGTATCATCGGACATCTATTTATTACAGGTGGTTTCTTCTGCTTAACAACCAAGTTCTACAAAGAGCCTGCGAAGGAAAGAGCAGAAGAAATCAAAGCATTCTGGAATGACGTTGAGACTCCTGTCATTGAAGAAGCTGGTCAGGATGAGATGGATCGTCAACAACGTCATATGCTAGGCAAATTGATTTTAATCTTCGGTGCTGCGGTATCTGCAATGGTCTTAATTCCGAATCCGTTCTGGGGACGTATGGCATTTGTCTTCTGTGGTTTGGTCATCGTAACTGTTGGTGGCTTATTGCTTAAGAGTGCAAGGACTACTGAAGAGATAGCACAATCTCGTCAAGTTAATAGTTAA
- a CDS encoding alpha/beta hydrolase, with product MEYHSHFESLLQLNETSEVFPLWPPTLISENATAIVQHRDLNDLTSNRLISGVSCPEIMVYTPQQSNGIGIVVFPGGSYQRISIDNEGRDVGNSLTALGFTVFVSTYRMPGEGHNLGSETSLADAQRAIRWVRANSDKWQLRSVGVLGFSAGGHLAGQLATRFATQLQENVDEIDALSAKPDFCGLMYPVITMNDEFGHKGSAYELLGAHKTEEQLNRYSIEKCVHSDMPACFLVHANDDDSVPVENSLLLWNALRAESVPVQLHLFNEGGHGFGIQKVKNKPAGQWPELFNNWICHILKQQ from the coding sequence ATGGAATATCACTCTCACTTCGAATCTCTGTTACAACTGAACGAAACCTCTGAAGTTTTTCCCCTGTGGCCGCCTACTCTAATTAGTGAGAATGCCACTGCAATAGTCCAGCACCGTGATCTTAACGATCTCACTTCTAACCGACTTATATCGGGTGTCTCATGCCCAGAGATAATGGTTTATACGCCTCAGCAATCAAACGGTATCGGTATTGTTGTTTTTCCAGGGGGGAGTTATCAGAGAATCTCTATTGATAACGAAGGAAGAGATGTTGGCAACTCTCTAACTGCGCTGGGTTTTACTGTTTTCGTATCTACTTATCGCATGCCGGGTGAAGGTCATAACTTAGGTTCTGAAACATCTTTAGCAGACGCACAGCGTGCTATCCGTTGGGTACGTGCAAATTCAGATAAGTGGCAGCTTCGCTCTGTTGGTGTGCTTGGGTTTTCCGCTGGCGGTCACCTAGCAGGTCAATTAGCGACTCGTTTTGCTACCCAATTACAAGAAAATGTTGATGAAATTGATGCCCTATCCGCTAAGCCAGACTTTTGCGGACTGATGTACCCTGTTATCACGATGAACGACGAATTCGGACATAAAGGCTCTGCTTATGAGCTGTTAGGTGCACACAAGACCGAAGAACAACTCAATCGCTACTCTATTGAAAAGTGTGTGCATAGTGATATGCCTGCTTGTTTTCTTGTGCATGCTAACGATGATGATTCGGTGCCAGTAGAAAATAGCCTACTTCTTTGGAATGCTTTACGCGCAGAAAGTGTTCCGGTTCAGCTCCATCTGTTTAACGAAGGCGGACACGGGTTTGGAATTCAAAAAGTGAAAAACAAACCCGCAGGGCAATGGCCAGAACTTTTCAATAATTGGATTTGCCATATATTGAAACAACAATAA
- a CDS encoding alginate lyase family protein, with product MKLKNVILSVSIFMALGVNAAESNLKVSPISYDLTVLEKNKNHLVGVNSSYENLISKADKALSNAIDPVVNKTLLPASGDKHDYYSFGPYWWPNPDTKDGLPYIRKDGQYNMDTKTSATDKQRLISFANDVKILGLAYYFTENEEYANKAVEQLKAWLVDPDTRMNPNMNYAQAIPGIVDGRGIGIIDSRLLIGVVDSVELIKPSLSEQDYAQIVSWFKQFNDWLISSNNGFEEDNWHNNHGTWFDAQVVAFSIFTKQPDLAKKRLRVTQMRRIGGHFNTEGQQHAELERTQPWHYSNFNLEAYNLLGHYGELVGVDVWNYEVDKHSLNNGYKYIAKYVITPNEWPYKELKGMKKDIAYENMLYAERAYDDEIFDKALSELKQSKENEEKIINLLF from the coding sequence ATGAAACTTAAGAATGTGATTTTATCTGTCTCTATATTTATGGCTCTTGGAGTGAATGCCGCAGAGTCAAATTTAAAAGTATCTCCTATAAGTTATGATTTGACAGTATTAGAGAAAAATAAAAATCATCTTGTGGGTGTTAATTCTTCATATGAAAATTTGATATCGAAAGCAGATAAAGCTCTATCTAATGCTATTGATCCGGTTGTAAATAAAACATTATTACCCGCTAGTGGTGATAAACATGATTATTACAGTTTTGGTCCTTATTGGTGGCCGAATCCAGACACAAAAGATGGATTGCCTTATATAAGAAAAGACGGTCAATATAATATGGATACTAAAACGTCAGCAACTGATAAGCAGAGACTTATTTCATTTGCGAACGACGTGAAAATATTAGGTCTTGCGTATTACTTTACGGAAAATGAAGAATATGCCAATAAAGCGGTCGAACAACTGAAGGCTTGGCTTGTTGATCCCGATACTCGCATGAATCCGAACATGAATTATGCTCAGGCAATCCCTGGCATTGTTGATGGTCGTGGCATCGGAATCATTGATAGCCGATTACTCATTGGTGTTGTTGACAGTGTTGAACTCATTAAACCGAGCTTATCGGAGCAAGATTACGCTCAAATCGTCTCTTGGTTTAAACAATTTAATGATTGGTTAATTAGTAGTAACAACGGGTTTGAGGAAGATAACTGGCATAACAACCACGGCACATGGTTTGATGCTCAAGTGGTTGCTTTTTCTATTTTCACTAAGCAACCAGATCTCGCGAAAAAGAGATTGAGAGTGACGCAGATGCGCCGGATCGGTGGACATTTCAATACCGAAGGGCAACAACATGCTGAGCTTGAACGTACACAGCCTTGGCATTACTCCAACTTCAATCTAGAAGCATATAATTTGCTGGGACATTATGGTGAACTAGTTGGTGTTGATGTTTGGAATTACGAAGTAGACAAACATAGTTTAAATAATGGATATAAATACATCGCCAAATATGTTATTACCCCTAATGAATGGCCGTATAAAGAATTGAAAGGAATGAAAAAAGATATTGCATACGAAAATATGTTATATGCAGAAAGAGCTTATGACGACGAGATCTTCGATAAAGCACTATCTGAATTAAAACAATCTAAAGAGAATGAAGAAAAAATAATTAATTTGCTATTTTAA
- a CDS encoding EmmdR/YeeO family multidrug/toxin efflux MATE transporter, whose translation MSNSHLEPGSSDSSVIGSKATKFSLKFRYRHKTLLKRHVWPFTWPIILELFCVVLMGIISTVLVARLGADKTAAVGFTDGITWIVISVMTAVALGGSVVVAQSFGRGDRESSLSAAGQVMVLGIFVAITFMLSIFMFSDSMLYIVAYGAEEEVIALSDKFLTIVALSYPALAITLVGSGILRAVGNSRLPAMSNIAMNVLNILFSYPLIYGVHGLFGTEWQGFGMIGAGVGITLARWAGAVFILVCLMKNSTFKVSLRQYFVGFEKKILLDILGVGVPASVESLMFNLGKLITQIMVAGLGTVAMAGNVITFSMLLLLNIPGNALAMTSTILVGKRLGQNKPKVAFQEMQLIFWTATIVLCLFSIIFVLLSPYIAAWYTDEPEVVDVILNLVILNAIMMPVWAASWVLPAAFKGAKDAKFAMYISIASMWGGRIVLGYIFGIYFEFGIYGIWAGMFADWWIRGTIFYLRMMRLGWLKAYLKNVKSA comes from the coding sequence ATGTCCAATTCACATTTAGAGCCTGGATCTTCAGACTCTAGCGTTATTGGGTCGAAAGCTACAAAGTTTTCACTCAAGTTCCGTTACCGTCATAAAACTTTGTTAAAAAGACATGTTTGGCCTTTTACTTGGCCAATCATTTTAGAGTTATTTTGTGTCGTGTTGATGGGGATCATCAGTACTGTCCTTGTTGCCCGTCTTGGCGCGGACAAGACCGCTGCTGTGGGTTTTACGGATGGTATTACCTGGATAGTAATTTCTGTTATGACCGCTGTAGCTCTTGGTGGCTCAGTAGTTGTCGCCCAGTCATTTGGCAGAGGAGACCGCGAGTCGTCTCTATCTGCTGCTGGACAAGTTATGGTTCTGGGCATTTTTGTTGCTATTACCTTTATGTTGTCCATCTTCATGTTTTCCGATTCTATGCTTTACATCGTAGCCTATGGAGCAGAAGAAGAAGTTATAGCGTTAAGTGATAAATTTCTAACCATTGTAGCGTTAAGTTATCCGGCATTAGCGATTACTCTGGTTGGTAGTGGAATATTGCGCGCAGTAGGTAACTCTCGTTTACCTGCTATGTCTAACATAGCAATGAACGTGCTTAATATATTGTTTAGTTATCCTCTGATCTATGGCGTTCATGGATTGTTCGGTACCGAGTGGCAAGGTTTTGGAATGATAGGTGCAGGTGTTGGGATTACCTTAGCTAGGTGGGCCGGCGCTGTTTTTATCTTAGTATGCCTAATGAAAAATAGTACGTTTAAGGTGAGTTTACGCCAATATTTTGTTGGTTTTGAAAAGAAGATTCTATTGGACATCCTAGGAGTTGGCGTACCAGCTAGCGTTGAATCGTTAATGTTTAACTTAGGTAAGCTAATTACCCAAATTATGGTCGCAGGCTTGGGGACGGTTGCTATGGCTGGTAACGTCATTACATTCTCAATGCTGTTATTGCTAAATATTCCGGGAAATGCGCTAGCAATGACATCAACGATATTGGTAGGTAAAAGATTAGGGCAAAACAAGCCAAAGGTTGCATTTCAAGAAATGCAGCTGATCTTCTGGACAGCAACCATAGTACTTTGTTTGTTCTCCATCATATTCGTTCTTTTATCACCTTATATAGCGGCTTGGTATACCGATGAACCGGAAGTGGTGGATGTGATTCTTAATCTGGTTATTCTAAACGCTATTATGATGCCAGTTTGGGCCGCTTCTTGGGTATTACCTGCTGCATTTAAAGGTGCAAAAGACGCCAAGTTTGCCATGTATATATCTATTGCCAGTATGTGGGGAGGACGTATTGTTCTTGGCTACATTTTTGGAATTTACTTCGAGTTTGGCATTTATGGTATTTGGGCGGGTATGTTTGCCGACTGGTGGATTCGCGGAACGATCTTCTATCTAAGAATGATGCGATTAGGTTGGCTGAAAGCCTATCTCAAAAACGTAAAAAGCGCCTAG